One genomic region from Ornithinicoccus hortensis encodes:
- a CDS encoding uridine kinase family protein, whose product MTAADSPSPTRVVVLCGPSGAGKSRLARRLHDTHGWPVVQLDDFYRELGDPDLPMSPLEGLPDWDDVRSWCLTDAVDALTTLCREGSVEVPVYDISTSRVSGRHRVITGGHPIVIAEGIFAAHTIAPLRDRGLLGAAWCVRGRPWKTFARRLARDLAERRKPPLTLVRRGLALRRAEPGIVGAQQALGAEPMTAREAEELSRDLPSASHA is encoded by the coding sequence GTGACGGCCGCCGACTCCCCCAGCCCCACCCGCGTCGTCGTGCTCTGCGGCCCCAGCGGCGCCGGCAAGTCGCGGCTGGCGCGGCGTCTGCACGACACGCACGGGTGGCCCGTCGTCCAGCTGGACGACTTCTACCGCGAGCTCGGGGACCCCGACCTGCCGATGAGTCCTCTGGAGGGGCTGCCGGACTGGGACGACGTGCGGTCCTGGTGCCTGACGGACGCGGTCGACGCCCTGACGACCCTCTGCCGGGAGGGCTCCGTGGAGGTGCCGGTCTACGACATCTCCACCTCTCGGGTGTCCGGTCGGCACCGGGTGATCACCGGCGGTCATCCGATCGTGATCGCGGAGGGCATCTTCGCCGCCCACACCATCGCCCCGCTGCGGGACCGCGGACTGCTCGGCGCCGCCTGGTGCGTCCGGGGCCGACCGTGGAAGACCTTCGCCCGCCGCCTCGCCCGGGATCTCGCCGAGCGCCGCAAGCCACCGCTCACCCTGGTGCGCCGGGGACTGGCCCTGCGTCGCGCCGAACCAGGTATCGTCGGGGCGCAACAGGCCCTGGGTGCCGAGCCGATGACCGCACGCGAGGCGGAGGAACTGAGTCGGGACCTGCCCAGCGCCTCACACGCCTAG